Proteins found in one Corynebacterium canis genomic segment:
- the infA gene encoding translation initiation factor IF-1, with product MAKKEGAIEVEGRIVEPLPNAMFRVELDNGHKVLAHISGKMRQHYIRILPEDRVVVELSPYDLTRGRIVYRYK from the coding sequence CGCAATCGAGGTAGAGGGACGCATTGTTGAACCTTTGCCAAACGCAATGTTCCGTGTCGAGCTTGACAACGGGCACAAAGTCCTTGCTCACATCAGTGGCAAGATGCGCCAGCACTACATCCGTATCCTCCCCGAGGATCGCGTCGTTGTGGAGCTGTCTCCGTACGACTTGACCCGCGGTCGCATCGTCTACCGCTACAAGTAA
- the rpsM gene encoding 30S ribosomal protein S13, with amino-acid sequence MARLAGVDLPRNKRMEVALTYIYGIGPARAAKLLEETGISPDLRTDNLTDEQIAALRDVIEATWKVEGDLRRQVQADIRRKIEIGCYQGLRHRRGLPVRGQRTKTNARTRKGPKKTIAGKKK; translated from the coding sequence ATGGCACGCCTTGCTGGAGTTGACCTGCCGCGCAATAAGCGCATGGAGGTCGCTCTCACCTACATTTACGGCATCGGCCCCGCCCGTGCCGCCAAGCTGCTGGAAGAGACCGGCATCTCTCCCGACCTGCGTACCGATAACCTGACCGACGAGCAGATCGCTGCGCTGCGTGACGTCATCGAAGCCACCTGGAAGGTGGAGGGTGACCTGCGCCGCCAGGTTCAGGCCGATATTCGCCGCAAGATCGAAATTGGTTGCTATCAGGGGTTGCGTCACCGTCGTGGCCTGCCCGTGCGCGGTCAGCGCACCAAGACCAATGCGCGTACGCGTAAGGGTCCGAAGAAGACGATCGCCGGAAAGAAGAAGTAA
- the rpsK gene encoding 30S ribosomal protein S11 has protein sequence MPPKARSGARRTGRRVVKKNVAKGAAYIKSTFNNTIVSITDPNGAVISWASSGHVGFKGSRKSTPFAAQMAAENAARKAMEHGMTKVDVYVKGPGSGRETAIRSLSAAGLEVGQIYDVTPQPHNGCRPPKRRRV, from the coding sequence ATGCCTCCTAAAGCACGCTCTGGCGCGCGCCGCACTGGCCGTCGCGTCGTAAAAAAGAATGTGGCCAAAGGTGCCGCATACATCAAGTCCACCTTTAATAACACCATCGTGTCTATCACCGACCCGAACGGTGCTGTGATTTCTTGGGCGTCCTCCGGCCATGTTGGCTTCAAGGGTTCCCGCAAGTCCACCCCGTTCGCCGCGCAGATGGCCGCCGAAAATGCAGCCCGCAAGGCGATGGAGCATGGCATGACGAAGGTTGACGTCTACGTCAAGGGCCCGGGTTCGGGCCGTGAAACCGCTATCCGTTCCCTCTCGGCCGCCGGCCTTGAGGTTGGTCAGATTTACGACGTGACTCCGCAGCCCCACAATGGTTGCCGTCCGCCGAAGCGTCGTCGCGTTTAG
- the rpsD gene encoding 30S ribosomal protein S4 — MARYTGPATRKSRRLRVDLVGGDVAFERRPYPPGQAGRARIKESEYLLQLQEKQKARFTYGVMEKQFRRYYAEANRRPGKTGENLVILLESRLDNVVYRAGLARTRRQARQLVSHGHFTVNGKKVNVPSFQVSQYDIIDVREKSRKMLWFEEAQENLVDAIVPAWLQVVPSTLRILVHQLPERAQIDVPLQEQLIVEFYSK, encoded by the coding sequence ATGGCTCGTTACACTGGCCCCGCAACCCGTAAGTCCCGCCGCCTCCGCGTCGACCTTGTCGGTGGAGACGTTGCGTTTGAGCGTCGTCCGTACCCTCCGGGACAGGCTGGCCGCGCGCGCATCAAGGAGTCCGAGTACCTGCTGCAGCTGCAAGAAAAGCAGAAGGCTCGCTTCACGTACGGCGTTATGGAAAAGCAGTTCCGCCGCTACTACGCCGAGGCTAATCGACGCCCCGGCAAGACCGGCGAAAACCTGGTGATTCTGCTGGAGTCCCGCCTGGACAACGTGGTGTACCGCGCTGGTCTGGCGCGCACCCGCCGTCAGGCCCGCCAGCTGGTTTCCCACGGTCATTTCACCGTGAATGGCAAGAAGGTCAACGTCCCTTCCTTCCAGGTTTCCCAGTACGACATCATTGATGTCCGTGAGAAGTCTCGGAAGATGCTGTGGTTCGAAGAGGCACAGGAAAACCTCGTCGACGCCATCGTCCCGGCCTGGTTGCAGGTCGTTCCATCCACCCTGCGCATCCTCGTGCACCAGCTGCCCGAGCGCGCCCAGATCGACGTGCCGCTGCAAGAGCAGCTGATCGTCGAGTTCTACTCGAAGTAA